From Micropterus dolomieu isolate WLL.071019.BEF.003 ecotype Adirondacks linkage group LG21, ASM2129224v1, whole genome shotgun sequence:
AATGTTAACTTCACCACCTCCAATAGTTGTCGGAAGAAATGCAGCTTCATTGGGAAGCATGCTGGAGCAGTgagacagtcccaaacagagcaaaagtGTCTCTATGCGAGGGGGACGCAGAGACAGCAGAGCTACCGGTCAGAAGAAAGAAATAAGTCTAGTAACTGGAGACTGCCAAGAAATtctaacacatgcacatattaCAACTTATTCTATTATGACTTTATTATCCAAATATTAGCCTGCAACTTTTTTTCATAATATTATGACCCAAGTCTCTAAATATCAGATTTGGGGagatggttgtaacatgggtcAGTTGTAACATGTCCAATTTCTCTATTCAGAAACAAGTTATGAATCACCTGATTcactctgcacatgctcagtttaaaCATTATTCAACATGGGAAAAAGTAGCACCTTGTGGCAGCACAGCCAATTTTTTATTCTGAGGTAAGAAAGcttttttcctttattaatTGTAGTTATAGCCCGACCTGCTTTGCAGTTAGACTCATCAAACTTCATATCACGTTTGTGTGACTATGTAGATATCTTTCATGCAAGTTGGTAGTGCTAATGTTTTAGCTGTGTAATGTTGAGTTAAACTTATATTATTTCTTTGAGTTTCagtatacactcacctaaaggattattaggaacaccatactaatactgtgtttgaccccctttcgccttcagaactgccttaattctacgtggcattgattcaacaaggtgctgaaagcattctttagaaatgttggcccatattgataggatagcatcttgcagttgatggagatttgcgggatgcacatccagggcacgaagctcccgttccaccacatcccaaagatgctctattgggttgagatctggtgactgtgggggccattttagtacagtgaactcattgtcatgttcaagaaaccaatttgaaatgattggagctttgtgacatggtgcgttatcctgctggaagtagccatcagaggatgggtacatggtggcNNNNNNNNNNNNNNNNNNNNNNNNNNNNNNNNNNNNNNNNNNNNNNNNNNNNNNNNNNNNNNNNNNNNNNNNNNNNNNNNNNNNNNNNNNNNNNNNNNNNctatttgtagtggagatgagtggtacccggtggggtcttctgctgttgtagcccatccgcctcgaggttgtgcgtgttgtggcttcacaaatgctttgtcacatacctcggttgtaacgagtggttatttcagtcaaagttgctcttctatcagcttgaatcagtcggcccattctcctctgacctctagcatcaacaaggcattttcgcccacaggactgccgcatactggatgtttttcccttttcacaccattctttgtaaaccctagaaatggttgtgcgtgaaaatcccagtaactgagcagattgtgaaatactcagaccggcccgtctggcaccaacaaccgtgccacgctcaaaattgcttaaatcacctttctttcccattctgacattcagtttggagttcaggagattgtcttgaccaggaccacaaccctaaatgcattgaagcaactgccatgtgattggttgattagataattgcattaatgagaaattgaacaggtgttcctaataatcctttaggtgagtgtatgtctgacacacacagtaatgtttacttgttttattattatgttgaaatgtttgtgtAAGACTATGAGCCTTGAGGCCTCCACTCCAGGAGAGACATATGTCAGTCACCACTGCGACAGTGCaagacaaacaagcacaaacacacacactaatattaAGAGTTGGTGCAAATTGCATTTTGTAAAATCTTATTATTATGTTCACCATTATGTCACTACTATGACTGACAGTGAAAGTTATTTAAGTGTTATCAACGATAAAACAGTAATTACAATGTAAAAGTACAGCCATGAAACATTAATTAGACTAGACAGAGAGATTATATGATTTATGTGGTAAATTTCTCATATTCCAAATTccataatgttacatttcaccCCAGATTATGTTACAACTAATATCTCTGTTACAGAGATAACAGTTACACCATTTAACAGCAGACACGTGTAACTAGTTTGCATCACATTTTGAACACACTGGCTCAAAAGAGCTCCAAGATAGAGATAGAAATGTTATATGTTACAACCgtccccggtctcccctactgtTATTGTTTTTCCAACAGTGGTGCTAATACTCTGTCGCAGAAGACGTTCTTCAATCCCGCCTTTTGGTTTATGTTGTTCTCTCTCTAATTTGCAGCTGGCTGTTAACCGCTTGTGTACTAACTACATTGACTGGATGCTGACAGACAACAGTGgttatttttacctttttttgttGCTTGAGACAATTCAGTAGTCACTGTTTTCCATGTTACTAAAGTTACGAAAGAGGAAGTGAGAAGGAGGTGCCGAAAGCCCCAAGAAGTGCTGCACGGTCCACAGCACTATGAGAAGAGGAAGTGCAAGCAACAGCAAAGTTCACTAAACACAAGTCTGAACAGAGACAAACCGATAATTCTCCCAGAGAGGTAAGACCTAAACTTTATTTCTCATCTTCATTTGTATCTGAATAATatctttaaaatgtgtgttgtgtCACCTTCCTCTTTATCATATAGAAATGTGTTGTCGCTCTAGAGAATAGCCGActtctaaaaaaaacacaacccattaaagaaaaacttttaaaaatatactttgAAAAGAATCCAACACGGCCAGTCATCTAAGTCGAAGTATCAACTTTGAATAAATATACACttgattgaaaaataaaatctggagTTTAGAAATGTTCCCCTAAAAATAGATCAAATATCAGCAAAAACATATAGTTCTGACATCCGTCTTCATTAATTATTACAGCAAAGAAATTACAAATGGATCAACACGTTGATGCTTTTGATTAAATTAATATCTTAAACATATTTACTTTGGTGGGTTACAAgaagtatttgttttatattttgggaAACTTGTGGTATTTCCACAGTAGACCAAACCCCTGTGATGTCATTAGCAAGTCCAGCTATACCCATGCTGATGTCATCAGCAACAGCCATAATGGCAcgtttaataaacataaaatgaattTGAAACACACTGCTTGTAAACCAAtgagaaacaggaagtgagatGAATCAGCATCTCTTCCCCCACAGTGTGACCAAGACGTTCTGTCAGTTTTGACACCCCCCCACAAccaccacagacacacagaaacaaaaagccTAACtaattttctgcttttcagtaCAGACCAGATTCACTTACTGTTCTGTTCATGTGATGAAATATGATGAGATggtttttggtttgtttcttGTTACAGGTCTGACAGAGGTGTTCCAGAATGGCTCAGAACTGCCTCAAGTGTTTAAAGTACACCATGTGTGCTGCCAACTTCctttgttttgtatgtatgtcTCAATCATCCAGCATCACATTCAGAGGTCATTATCGTACATGTTGTATCTATTAACCAGGGATCCTTCTTCTATTGTTAGGAGGTATGCGGAACAACTGAGGTATAGCTCAGCAAGGAACATAGAACTTATGATATGATAAATATCTATACATTAGTAACACTGAACACCACCTGCCTTTGTTGAGAATGCGTGAAAACTAGTTagcacaaaaataataaattgctaAAGGTGCTAGATGAACAGTTCAAATGTCCAGATTCTGACACTTAAAGTGGTGGTCGTACAAATTCAAACATGACTGAATctactgaaaaaagaaaagtcattGGTGGATTAAGTATTCCGATCCTTTCCTAAGTTAAAGTATTATCAGTAAAACATAGGcctaggtgtcatttacactgagggACACTGGAGACATGTCTCCACCACTTTTTCAAATAGCTGATTTTGTCTCCGcgactttttgaaagcatttgttaaaatgttctgaaaatacCTTGCACCAAAAAAGGTAACAAATGTTTTGAGAcagttttatttgcacaataagaaaacatgcaatgcaatttaaatataggagaaagaaatgtgcattgtccaaaaaaagtcacttaagctaaaataaataaatatataagaaaataaatataagtgCTTATTGTGAAGAAAATATGCTCCTGTCAGTGTAATTATCTACATTTGATCtaatttgattattattttgatgCATTTATGTGTAAGAAGCATTGTATGTTGCAGCTGGTTGAGTtggatttaattttaatatatatatatatatatatatatatatatatatatataaaaactgtCTGGTAGATTAACCCACAGCAATGCACTGTGTTATAAGTCATTATAGGTTTTGTATAGGATAACTTAATCTGCCCAGTAATTAGCAACAGCTGTTAAatcaatgtaatgtaataaaaactacaatactGAAATGTAGTGACGCAGAGTTTCTTGAGTAAATATAGTGCATTACACTAGTGGAAAAACTGTTGATGTTATGATGTAATCAGGTAACTCAGGTGTGGGAGTGTGTAGCATGAACCTGACCGACTGTGTTCTCCTGTCAGATGTGCGGCGTGGTGGTGCTGGGCTTCGGTGTGTACATGCTGGTGAACTTCAGGCTAGCCGCACTCACCCCTGCCCTGGCCAACTTCAACTTATCCAACATGCTCCTGATCAGCGGCATCGTCATCACCTGTGTGTCCTTCCTGGGCTTCCTGGGAGCTCTGAAGGAGAACCGCTGTCTCCTCCTGACGGTAAGAGCAGGGGCGATAATACCATTTTTCAGagaaacctgattttaaaagattaggtttcagacagagatatatttttgctgtggtcactaactcacaggtgtggtctataaatatcaggtggtattttgtacaaatgtagaacgacttccgtataatttcactttaaacataagtggcacattgttactttcgACACGGTCAgctgggacaaaagtaacacagcaaTACAAGCTAGATTCATGTGTTACTCttgtattaaataaacaaacatcttGTGacctttatctttaaaaaaaaaaaaaatgattttaaatattcagttccAAAAGTAACCTGACTGCCCAAACTTGAATTGTTTAGAATATGTCATATTATATTaaggatatattataaatatataatatacatatgcaaatgtgtgcacctaAAACAGGGGGGAAATGTTAAGATGGAGATTGTTTATGAAcctgacatgattaaaataaaatgagactttactgatcctgcactgggaatatttgcatgttgcagCATGTTTctttcagaaacagtgaaaaaatgaaACCTAATTTAGAaagataaacaataaaattaagataaaaattaCATACAGATATTAAATGCAGAATAGGCCTATACAAtacaatttcacattttgaaatgaatttaaaattgttttagtaagaacagtatgagtgatctgcattttgagtGCTTTTTACTGACACCTGCTCCACTGAGCTCCTGAGGAgacaggccaaaataaataccggaaggtcggcggttcgatccctggctccccctggttgcgtgtcgaagtgtccttgggcaagatactgaaccccgatttgcccctggcggctattccgccagtgtatgaatgtgtgtgaatgttagtttccgtttgagcacttaggctcagtgtatgaatgtgtatgactggtgaatgcagatgtagtgtaaaagcgctttgagtggtcgaaaagactagaaaggcgctatacaagtacggagcatttacaggGCATGGAGCTTCCTCTCCAAGGAGAAGACTTAATAATGTGATCTGTACCTGTGGTCTGGTCGTCTCCCCAATTATCTCTGCCCTCCTCCTACATTATCTGAACAAAGCATGCGACTTTAGCAGCTGACCTGAGACTAATGTTTCTAATAGAGACGTCTAGAAACGCCTTCTCataaacatctggctgaatcagacctctgtctttctgacccacGCTATTGGCCTATTCTGTTGGTATAATATGGCATAAACATGTTCtaataaatgctgcaacacacagaaaagtcaccacattagcagcgggacgaaagtaacactTGTTACgattaataaacacatttatttttatacttaaAAACTGTGACAgggcaaacttcagggtgtgttaaagcactacataacctgtagattaatccttactgtgacacatgaaacgagAGACAGTTCTTGTAATTCGAAAAACAGTCCCGCTTCAGAAATTTACTTGCCGTGCTCGAAAACAGTTTTCTGAAGACGGCCGCGGGAACAACAACGTCATGCGACatttggcagctccatcaaaggttgcgtgctgaaggtgctgtcacagcttggactgcaaatgcagtcagggctctgagaaaatcgccttgttactttcgtcccgtgttactttcaccCCGGTTTACCTCTATGGCACACACAGCACCCCTGGGTGCTCCAGCTGCTGCCAACGTCATAGGCTACACCACCTGGTGTCATAACATCATAAAAAAGGATTACACAACAACAAGAACTGTTTATATTCTAAGACTTTCCTCAAATGTCTTGCCTACCAGAAAGTAGGCCTACTTCCATTTACAACTGCTGACAGTGTGTTTGGTTGAGGATCCAGTTTCTTTccagttttttaaattaattatgcTATGATGCTGTGAGCCCCACAAATTAAATTCTATTTATCTCCTTTGTATTGGAagacagatatctcaaaacctgggcCATTAACACCAAAACATGTTTGCAGGAGTAGATAACCAGAAATTATATACTTTAATTTGAGTGAACGGACCCTTTAAAGCTGTTTTACAAGCATGCTTGATTTATTTCACATCCCCATAATCCCCAGACCTGTTGTATAAAGAGCAATGACACATGCAGTGAGTAGGAATCCCAGGTCTCCCATAACAAAGGCAAGAGCGATAACCTCTGTCCTACAGATCCCACCTTACCACTCCTTAAACATATGTTCATACTCGTGTCATAGCGTGTTAACATTGTCATATGTGTTAACATGTTGATCTCAGCATAATTAGCTCAAAGGTAATCAATTTATTGTTCACTTGTTTTTGCTGATTAGGTGGGTTCAGGTTTTCtaaatacatgttaaaattGTCTGATGGCTGGGGTCTCTTGCCTCATTCTACTTCCAGTATAATTCTGAGCCATGTTACAATATTATTAATACTGATTAAGAAAGATGGACAAATCTACGAGCATATAATGCAAAATGCAACAAACTGGAGTGTTTCTGGAactgtaaagaataaaaatgcAATGTGACTGAAATTTATTCTGTTGACAGTTTTTCCTGCTGCTGTTCTTCCTGATGCTGATAGAGCTCACATTAGCATGCTTGCTACTGGTGTATGAGGATAAGGTAGGGTCACACCCATCTCTTTCTCCCAATGTTTGTTGTGCTAATAAAGGAACACTTACACATTATCTGCCAATGTCACCTCAATGTGTAGATTGGTGAATTGATGACAAAAGATCTCAACAACGGTTTGGAAAAGGCAAAAGCAAAGAATTCAACGAGAGTGATCAGTGACTGGGACCTGCTTCAGGACAATGTAAGCTTTCCAGGACAGAGACACGCTGACAGCTCATGTAATACAGCGACACAATGAAAGCAAAGCATAGTGATCTCAGTCTGATGGTATAAAACCTTCCcctttcataatattttttttcagtttcagtgctGTGGGGTGAAGAATTACACAGACTGGGGAGACGACGTGCCTTCATCCTGCTGCTCGGGCCCCTGTGGCAAA
This genomic window contains:
- the zgc:64051 gene encoding leukocyte surface antigen CD53, with the protein product MAQNCLKCLKYTMCAANFLCFMCGVVVLGFGVYMLVNFRLAALTPALANFNLSNMLLISGIVITCVSFLGFLGALKENRCLLLTFFLLLFFLMLIELTLACLLLVYEDKIGELMTKDLNNGLEKAKAKNSTRVISDWDLLQDNFQCCGVKNYTDWGDDVPSSCCSGPCGKKPIYNQKGCLEMLKNFFEENFLTTGISVIVLCIVEVLGMCFAMTLFCHISRSGLGYKL